In a genomic window of Methanomicrobiales archaeon:
- a CDS encoding flavodoxin domain-containing protein yields MRAIVVYASRYGSTKEIAEFIAGKLRGQGVEAEAFSADAAPNPGNYDAVVIGSAVYMEHWMGEATEYVRRNRTALSGRPVWLFSSGPLELGTDTSIEDPKLEPKEIAGFRETIHPRGHRVFFGALDPGKLGFMHRSLRKLPAARAILPEGDFRNWSDIEAWANGIARELAGHQATPPA; encoded by the coding sequence ATGAGAGCGATCGTCGTCTATGCGAGCAGATACGGTTCCACGAAGGAGATTGCGGAGTTCATCGCCGGGAAGCTCCGGGGGCAGGGAGTGGAGGCGGAGGCTTTCAGCGCCGATGCGGCCCCGAATCCCGGAAACTACGACGCCGTCGTGATCGGGAGTGCGGTCTACATGGAGCACTGGATGGGGGAGGCAACAGAGTACGTGCGGCGGAACCGCACCGCCCTTTCCGGCCGCCCGGTCTGGCTGTTCAGCAGCGGACCGCTGGAGCTCGGGACAGATACCTCGATCGAGGATCCGAAACTGGAGCCCAAAGAGATCGCCGGGTTCCGGGAGACGATCCACCCCCGGGGCCACCGGGTCTTCTTCGGGGCGCTGGATCCCGGCAAACTCGGGTTCATGCACCGCTCGCTGCGGAAACTGCCGGCCGCCCGGGCAATCCTCCCCGAGGGGGACTTCCGCAACTGGAGCGACATCGAGGCCTGGGCCAACGGCATCGCCCGGGAGCTGGCAGGTCATCAAGCCACGCCGCCCGCATGA
- a CDS encoding tetratricopeptide repeat protein, whose protein sequence is MRILWFAVLILLVAGGLYLFGFVPGVPSAPSLMAAVAPPPDDAVTNTSRGVALANMGRYQEAIEHFDRAIAADPGYVDAWRNKALALNYLGRYQDAIACYEEVTRLDPQDGDAWYSMGAIYRRLGDGPKADECFEEARRAGYPV, encoded by the coding sequence ATGCGGATTCTCTGGTTTGCTGTTTTGATCCTTCTGGTCGCCGGCGGGCTGTACCTGTTCGGGTTCGTGCCGGGGGTGCCGTCAGCGCCGAGCCTGATGGCAGCGGTCGCGCCTCCCCCCGACGATGCGGTGACGAACACCAGCCGGGGCGTGGCCCTGGCGAACATGGGGCGGTACCAGGAGGCGATCGAGCACTTCGATCGGGCCATCGCGGCGGACCCCGGGTATGTCGATGCCTGGAGGAACAAGGCCCTGGCATTGAACTACTTGGGAAGGTATCAGGATGCGATCGCCTGCTACGAGGAGGTCACCCGGCTCGATCCGCAGGACGGAGATGCCTGGTACAGCATGGGCGCCATCTACCGCAGGCTGGGAGACGGCCCGAAGGCGGACGAGTGCTTCGAGGAGGCCCGAAGGGCAGGCTACCCCGTCTAG
- a CDS encoding MarR family transcriptional regulator has product MLNHHGPPEADPATTEILDRIIRILNRAARIEAEPIDIGHGILLHASEVHLIDMAGRYPGENVTRIAARLGVTKGAVSQLARRLEEKGYLQRLNREGDQKTVLLCLTERGREAFEWHRSYHARVNQSIAREIARLPAGEAESLGRVLEQIEAVLEKSPRVRQEHTREFAEALRRR; this is encoded by the coding sequence ATGCTAAACCATCACGGACCCCCCGAGGCAGATCCGGCCACCACCGAGATCCTGGACCGCATCATCCGCATCCTGAACCGGGCAGCCCGTATCGAGGCCGAACCCATCGACATCGGCCATGGCATCCTGCTCCACGCCTCCGAGGTGCACCTGATCGACATGGCGGGGCGCTACCCCGGGGAGAACGTGACCCGGATCGCCGCCCGCCTCGGCGTCACCAAGGGGGCGGTATCCCAGCTGGCCAGAAGGCTTGAGGAGAAGGGGTACCTGCAGCGGCTCAACCGGGAGGGAGACCAGAAGACCGTGCTGCTGTGCCTGACGGAGCGCGGGCGGGAGGCCTTCGAGTGGCACCGCAGCTACCACGCCCGGGTGAACCAGAGCATCGCCCGCGAGATCGCCCGCCTTCCTGCGGGAGAAGCGGAGAGCCTCGGGCGGGTCCTCGAACAGATCGAGGCCGTCCTGGAGAAATCCCCCCGCGTCCGTCAGGAACATACACGGGAGTTTGCAGAAGCACTCCGGCGCAGATAA
- a CDS encoding GNAT family N-acetyltransferase yields MPDYTCTPITPEDRTAVIDIFNYYVENSFAAFPEQKVPYAFFDLFLQQAHDYPTVAVRDAEGRLLGFGLLHAHNPMPAFAHTAEISYFVRPDRTGMGVGSRMLEYLEKEGQRRGISCILAAISSRNEGSIRFHARHGFSECGRFRSVGTKRGEFFDTIWMQKFV; encoded by the coding sequence ATGCCCGATTACACCTGCACCCCGATCACCCCCGAAGACCGCACCGCCGTCATCGACATCTTCAACTACTACGTCGAGAACTCTTTTGCCGCCTTTCCCGAGCAGAAGGTCCCCTACGCGTTCTTCGATCTCTTCCTGCAGCAGGCGCACGACTATCCCACCGTCGCCGTGCGGGATGCAGAAGGCCGTCTGCTCGGCTTCGGGCTCCTCCACGCCCATAACCCGATGCCCGCGTTCGCCCACACGGCGGAGATCTCCTATTTCGTCCGCCCGGATCGGACGGGTATGGGCGTCGGGAGCCGCATGCTGGAGTATCTCGAGAAAGAAGGGCAGAGACGGGGCATCTCCTGTATCCTCGCCGCCATCTCCTCCAGGAACGAGGGCAGCATCCGATTCCACGCCCGGCACGGTTTCTCCGAGTGCGGCAGGTTCCGCAGCGTCGGGACGAAGAGAGGGGAGTTCTTCGATACCATCTGGATGCAGAAGTTCGTCTGA
- a CDS encoding AIM24 family protein: MRGEGTLFINAFGATDRHILEKGESLIVDNYHLVAFSDTCSYRVQEFGRRKGTVLSGEDLVTEISGPGDIYIQTKNLREFVDWLRPLLEPRIQVRSQAR, translated from the coding sequence GTGCGGGGCGAGGGCACGCTGTTCATCAACGCCTTCGGGGCGACCGACAGGCACATCCTGGAGAAGGGGGAGTCCCTGATTGTGGACAACTACCACCTGGTGGCCTTCAGCGACACCTGCAGCTACCGTGTGCAGGAGTTCGGCCGCCGCAAGGGAACGGTGCTGAGCGGCGAGGATCTGGTTACAGAGATCAGCGGACCGGGAGACATCTACATCCAGACCAAAAACCTGCGGGAGTTCGTCGACTGGCTCCGGCCGCTCCTGGAGCCCCGCATTCAGGTGCGTTCGCAGGCCCGCTGA
- a CDS encoding YeeE/YedE thiosulfate transporter family protein — protein sequence MKRTGSGSLQALHRKRSRQLVLGLLMGIAFGIFLQLGGVTRYDVIIGQLLLTDFTVLKVMLSAVAVGMVGVYFLKGRGLASLHTKSGSVGSTVLGGILFGCGFAVLGYCPGTVAGAVGSGALDALFGGAVGITIGAGIFAALYPRLDASLLQKGAFPDATIPELLNVRPWAVIVPMVALIVAVLWGIEYLGF from the coding sequence ATGAAAAGGACGGGAAGCGGGTCCCTGCAGGCCCTGCACCGGAAACGATCCCGGCAGCTGGTCCTGGGGCTGCTGATGGGGATTGCTTTTGGCATCTTCCTGCAGCTGGGGGGCGTCACCCGCTACGACGTCATCATCGGGCAGCTTCTCCTCACCGACTTCACCGTCCTTAAGGTGATGCTCTCTGCCGTGGCCGTCGGCATGGTGGGCGTCTATTTCCTGAAAGGGCGGGGCCTGGCGAGCCTGCACACCAAATCCGGTTCGGTCGGCTCCACGGTGCTCGGCGGGATCCTGTTCGGGTGCGGATTTGCCGTGCTCGGCTACTGTCCGGGAACGGTCGCCGGCGCTGTCGGCTCCGGAGCGCTCGACGCGCTGTTCGGCGGAGCGGTGGGTATCACCATCGGCGCCGGAATCTTTGCGGCGCTGTACCCGCGCCTGGACGCATCGCTCCTGCAGAAGGGTGCGTTTCCCGACGCGACCATCCCCGAGCTGCTCAATGTCCGTCCCTGGGCGGTGATTGTTCCGATGGTCGCCCTGATCGTCGCCGTGCTCTGGGGGATCGAGTACCTGGGATTCTGA
- a CDS encoding YeeE/YedE thiosulfate transporter family protein: MDWMPYIAGAGIGILSWFAFLLSDRPLGCSTAYARTSGMLERAVRGDAVLDKPYYRKFVPQVDWEWMLVLGIVIGAFIAAVLLGEFAIVWVPSTFEAAFGSSVALRLAVALIGGVLMGIGARWAGGCTSGHGISGTLQLAVSSWVAVIVFFVSGILTAFLLYGVIGL; the protein is encoded by the coding sequence ATGGACTGGATGCCCTATATCGCCGGCGCGGGAATCGGCATCCTCAGCTGGTTTGCATTCCTCCTCTCGGACCGCCCTCTCGGCTGCTCGACGGCCTACGCGCGGACGAGCGGCATGCTGGAGAGGGCGGTCCGCGGGGATGCCGTTCTGGATAAGCCCTACTACAGAAAGTTCGTCCCGCAGGTCGACTGGGAGTGGATGCTGGTGCTGGGTATCGTCATCGGGGCCTTTATCGCAGCGGTTCTCCTGGGCGAGTTCGCCATCGTCTGGGTCCCTTCCACCTTCGAGGCGGCATTCGGGTCGAGCGTTGCGCTCCGGCTGGCGGTCGCCCTCATCGGGGGCGTCCTGATGGGCATCGGGGCGCGCTGGGCCGGTGGCTGCACCAGCGGGCACGGGATCTCCGGGACGCTCCAGCTGGCGGTGTCCAGCTGGGTTGCCGTGATCGTCTTCTTCGTCAGCGGGATCCTAACCGCCTTTCTCCTCTACGGGGTGATCGGCCTATGA
- a CDS encoding rhodanese-like domain-containing protein, whose product MFVQQFFIPGIAHSSYLIGAGSTCAIVDPARDIDRYIDAARSLGLEITHILETHLHADFVSGHRDLAEVSGARIYGPASGRLAFDHVAVSDGTRFAIENIGVEVFDTPGHTPDGVTYVVTDLVRGEEPAAVFTGDALFVGDVGRPDLFPGRARELAGSLYESLHGKILLLPDSCLLFPAHGAGSLCGRAMGAMRFSTIGYERRFNPALNLGREEFIRSLTENMPPAPDHFSRCSEINRQGPPLVRSLPEARPMQPDEIRARGGDGDTIVLSIQNYAAFGGQHIPGSYQIDIAGNFATFAGWVLPPDRDILLVSDNPAEVRDAVVQLRRVGLDRVVGYLEGGTHAWAMAGFPLDHVCQLSPEETHARLREGKTALVDVRSAEEYAEQHIPGAIHIMAPDLRTRYVELDPAQPVILMCRTGHRSSLGCSILKQKGFAEVYNAAGGITGYLAAGYS is encoded by the coding sequence ATGTTCGTCCAGCAGTTTTTCATCCCGGGGATCGCGCACAGCTCCTATCTGATCGGCGCCGGCAGCACGTGCGCCATCGTCGACCCGGCGCGGGACATCGATCGCTACATCGATGCGGCCCGGAGCCTGGGTCTCGAGATCACGCACATCCTGGAGACGCACCTGCACGCAGACTTCGTCTCCGGACACCGAGACCTTGCCGAGGTCTCCGGCGCCAGAATATACGGGCCGGCATCCGGAAGGCTTGCCTTCGACCACGTGGCGGTTTCAGATGGAACGCGGTTCGCCATCGAGAATATCGGCGTCGAAGTCTTTGATACGCCCGGGCATACGCCGGACGGCGTGACCTATGTCGTGACCGATCTCGTCCGCGGCGAGGAACCGGCCGCCGTGTTCACGGGAGACGCCCTGTTCGTCGGCGACGTAGGAAGGCCCGATCTCTTCCCCGGAAGAGCCCGCGAGCTGGCGGGAAGCCTCTACGAGAGCCTGCATGGCAAGATCCTCCTCCTTCCCGACTCCTGCCTGCTCTTCCCTGCTCACGGCGCCGGCTCCCTCTGCGGCAGGGCGATGGGTGCGATGCGGTTCTCCACCATCGGCTACGAACGGAGGTTCAATCCGGCTCTGAACCTCGGCCGCGAGGAGTTCATCCGCTCGCTCACCGAGAATATGCCCCCGGCACCGGACCACTTCAGCCGCTGCAGCGAGATCAACCGCCAGGGTCCCCCCCTCGTTCGCAGCCTGCCGGAGGCCCGCCCCATGCAGCCGGACGAGATCCGGGCAAGGGGAGGAGATGGCGACACCATCGTGCTCTCCATCCAGAACTACGCCGCCTTCGGTGGGCAGCACATCCCGGGCAGCTACCAGATCGATATTGCCGGGAACTTCGCCACGTTTGCAGGCTGGGTGCTTCCCCCCGATAGGGATATCCTGCTCGTCTCGGACAATCCCGCGGAGGTGCGGGATGCAGTCGTCCAGCTCCGCCGGGTCGGGCTGGATCGCGTCGTCGGATACCTCGAAGGGGGGACCCATGCCTGGGCCATGGCGGGCTTCCCCCTCGATCACGTCTGCCAGCTCTCGCCCGAGGAGACGCACGCCCGGCTCCGCGAGGGGAAGACGGCCCTCGTCGACGTGCGGTCAGCGGAGGAGTATGCTGAGCAGCACATCCCGGGGGCGATCCATATCATGGCCCCGGATCTCAGGACGCGGTATGTCGAGCTGGATCCCGCGCAGCCGGTCATCCTGATGTGCCGCACAGGGCACCGCTCGAGTCTGGGCTGCAGCATCCTCAAGCAGAAAGGATTTGCCGAGGTCTACAACGCGGCAGGCGGCATCACGGGATACCTCGCCGCAGGATACTCCTGA
- a CDS encoding SLC13 family permease: protein MHQFKGDVQILVFYRDTAPLGGGMETQIILMLLVLAITIVLLVTELLRADVVALLVIVLLFWFGLVSAAEAFSGFASNAVLAIISLMILGAGIDRTGVTARLSRSIVGFAGKNEKRLLATFSAIVGFLSAFMQNIGTVALFLPALLRVSRQTRIPPPRLVMPLGFAAILGGTLTMIGSGALIVLNDLIATNDLEPFGIFAVTPLGILLLGAGIAYFIVLGNYVLPRAKPDAYKPGAQEILADAWRLPTAMHHYRIPGTSPLAGLERNEADMKTRYALHLLAITENGDVLYAPWRHTPFRAGQVITLLGEEDDAERFAADYSLERIADPERFSAEVGGERAGFAEIMVRPRAEVIGKTFREIAFRKKYGIEPIVLVSRGVEMQKDYADVPLSTADIIVGFGPWERVRALAADPNFTLNTPVDEAAVRKEKAPLALLCFIGGIALTLTGVPISIGLFTGALVMVLGGVLEIDEAYRSIDWKVVFLLAGLIPLGTAMVNTGTAALIADGLLRFLEGAHPLLLILIIGGLTTFFTLFMSNVGAVVILVPVALLVGAQSGIDPRGLALLVGLSASNSFILPTHHVNAFLMSSGGYRNADYLRAGSILTVIFLLLVTGWIYLVFA, encoded by the coding sequence ATGCATCAATTTAAAGGGGACGTGCAGATATTGGTATTCTATAGGGACACTGCGCCGCTGGGTGGAGGGATGGAGACTCAGATCATTCTGATGCTGCTGGTTCTCGCGATCACGATCGTCCTCCTGGTCACGGAGCTGCTCCGGGCCGATGTGGTTGCCCTCCTCGTCATCGTCCTGCTCTTCTGGTTCGGTCTCGTCAGCGCGGCGGAGGCGTTCTCGGGCTTTGCCAGCAATGCGGTGCTGGCGATCATCTCGCTCATGATCCTTGGCGCCGGTATCGATCGGACGGGGGTCACCGCCCGGCTCTCGCGCTCCATTGTAGGGTTTGCCGGGAAAAACGAGAAGCGGCTCCTTGCAACATTCTCCGCTATCGTCGGTTTTCTTTCCGCATTCATGCAGAACATCGGGACCGTTGCCCTCTTCCTTCCGGCGCTGTTGAGGGTATCCCGGCAGACGAGAATCCCCCCGCCGCGGCTCGTCATGCCCCTTGGATTTGCCGCCATCCTGGGAGGCACCCTCACCATGATCGGGTCGGGGGCCCTCATCGTCCTCAACGACCTCATCGCGACGAACGATCTCGAGCCGTTCGGCATCTTTGCCGTGACGCCGCTGGGCATTCTCCTCCTCGGGGCGGGCATTGCCTACTTCATCGTCCTGGGCAACTACGTCCTCCCCAGGGCCAAGCCGGATGCGTATAAGCCGGGAGCCCAGGAGATACTGGCCGATGCCTGGCGGCTTCCCACCGCCATGCACCACTACCGCATCCCCGGCACGAGCCCCCTCGCAGGGCTGGAGCGGAACGAAGCGGACATGAAGACCCGGTACGCCCTCCATCTCCTGGCGATCACGGAGAACGGAGACGTCCTGTACGCGCCCTGGCGCCATACGCCCTTCCGTGCCGGCCAGGTGATCACGCTCCTCGGGGAAGAGGACGACGCGGAACGGTTCGCAGCGGACTACTCCCTCGAGCGGATTGCCGATCCGGAGCGGTTCTCCGCCGAGGTGGGCGGCGAGCGTGCCGGTTTTGCGGAGATCATGGTTCGCCCGCGGGCCGAGGTGATCGGCAAGACCTTCCGCGAGATAGCATTCCGCAAAAAGTACGGCATCGAGCCCATCGTGCTCGTCTCGCGGGGAGTCGAGATGCAGAAGGACTATGCCGACGTCCCGCTCTCCACCGCCGACATCATCGTCGGCTTCGGGCCCTGGGAGCGGGTGCGCGCCCTGGCCGCCGACCCGAACTTCACCCTCAACACTCCCGTCGACGAGGCGGCGGTGCGAAAGGAGAAGGCGCCTCTTGCCCTCCTCTGCTTTATCGGCGGGATCGCGCTGACCCTGACAGGCGTGCCGATCTCCATCGGGCTTTTTACCGGGGCGCTCGTCATGGTCCTGGGCGGGGTGCTGGAGATCGACGAGGCCTACCGTTCGATCGACTGGAAGGTCGTCTTCCTGCTTGCAGGGCTCATCCCGCTCGGCACGGCGATGGTCAACACGGGGACGGCGGCGCTGATCGCCGATGGGCTGCTGCGGTTCCTGGAGGGGGCGCACCCCCTCCTGCTGATCCTGATCATCGGCGGGCTCACGACCTTTTTCACCCTTTTCATGTCCAACGTGGGTGCCGTCGTCATCCTCGTCCCCGTCGCCCTCCTGGTCGGGGCACAGAGCGGCATCGATCCCCGAGGCCTCGCCCTCCTGGTGGGGCTGTCCGCCTCGAACTCGTTTATACTGCCGACACACCATGTGAATGCCTTTCTCATGTCGTCCGGAGGCTACCGCAATGCGGACTACCTGCGGGCCGGCAGCATCCTTACGGTCATCTTCCTTCTCCTTGTTACAGGATGGATTTATCTAGTATTCGCGTAA
- a CDS encoding DUF2178 domain-containing protein, translated as MKRNTFYILLGIVALLEVVAFWVAVQLARPIVIQVAFILGVLLLYAARRMVEERLEDERTNLITQKAALRTLEVFWVIFFAVSLGSAVLGFSRPLGLRGPPPPDGQVVIRVIQGDPALPHIGWFGIGQMALLGLMILLYVGFRIYYGRKYGGWDSDEE; from the coding sequence ATGAAGCGAAACACGTTCTATATTCTCCTCGGCATCGTCGCGCTCCTCGAGGTCGTTGCCTTCTGGGTCGCGGTGCAGCTGGCGCGGCCGATCGTCATCCAGGTGGCCTTTATCCTCGGCGTTCTCCTGCTCTACGCGGCACGCAGGATGGTGGAAGAGCGGCTGGAAGATGAGCGGACGAACCTGATCACGCAGAAGGCCGCCCTCCGCACCCTCGAGGTCTTCTGGGTGATCTTCTTCGCCGTCAGCCTCGGGAGTGCGGTGCTCGGGTTCAGCCGCCCCCTCGGGCTCCGCGGTCCCCCTCCCCCTGATGGCCAGGTCGTCATCCGCGTGATCCAGGGCGACCCCGCCCTTCCCCACATCGGCTGGTTCGGGATCGGCCAGATGGCGCTGCTCGGGCTGATGATCCTCCTCTATGTCGGATTTCGGATCTACTATGGCCGTAAGTACGGCGGATGGGACTCCGATGAAGAATAG
- a CDS encoding helix-turn-helix transcriptional regulator — MKNRIKVFRAMQDMTQEDLANAIGVTRQTILAIEKGKYDPSLELAFKIARYFNVNIEEIFFYEGNARPK, encoded by the coding sequence ATGAAGAATAGGATCAAGGTCTTTCGGGCGATGCAGGACATGACCCAGGAGGATCTGGCAAACGCCATCGGTGTCACCCGGCAGACGATCCTCGCCATCGAGAAGGGCAAGTACGATCCCTCGCTGGAACTGGCCTTCAAGATCGCCCGCTACTTCAACGTCAATATCGAGGAGATCTTCTTTTACGAGGGGAATGCCCGCCCAAAATAG
- a CDS encoding ABC transporter ATP-binding protein yields MSGPIIELDGVSKIYPLAAGDVVALDAVSLTIEEGEFVAVMGKSGSGKSTLLNQIGCLDRSTGGNLYIMGRNTKEMTDVELTNLRLNAIGYIFQRFNLIPLLTAYENVEYPFIMKHRRNDDTGRVRDLLLQVGIDEAMATHRPNELSGGQQQRVAIARALVNDPAILLCDEPTGNLDSQTGVQIMEVLADLNRRGRTIIMVTHEPEIARYAERIITIRDGKVA; encoded by the coding sequence GTGAGCGGCCCGATAATCGAACTGGACGGTGTCAGCAAGATCTACCCCCTGGCGGCAGGGGATGTCGTGGCGCTGGACGCCGTATCCCTGACCATCGAGGAGGGGGAGTTCGTTGCCGTCATGGGAAAATCCGGATCGGGGAAGTCCACCCTGCTGAACCAGATCGGCTGCCTGGATCGCTCGACGGGCGGGAACCTCTACATCATGGGAAGGAACACCAAGGAGATGACGGATGTGGAGCTGACCAATCTGCGGCTCAACGCCATCGGCTACATCTTCCAGAGGTTCAACCTGATCCCCCTCCTGACCGCCTACGAGAACGTCGAGTACCCCTTCATCATGAAGCACCGCCGGAACGATGACACCGGAAGGGTCCGCGACCTCCTCCTCCAGGTGGGGATCGACGAGGCGATGGCCACCCACCGCCCGAACGAGCTCTCCGGCGGGCAGCAGCAGCGGGTGGCGATCGCACGGGCGCTGGTGAACGATCCGGCGATCCTGCTCTGCGACGAGCCGACGGGCAACCTGGACTCCCAGACCGGTGTCCAGATCATGGAGGTGCTCGCCGATCTGAACCGCCGGGGGCGCACGATCATCATGGTGACCCACGAACCGGAGATCGCCCGGTATGCGGAGCGGATCATCACCATCCGGGACGGGAAGGTGGCCTGA
- a CDS encoding ABC transporter permease — translation MGNITFQLSLRSVRLHFLRSVLAALGIVIGVVAIAAMGMMGANMTLSVTDELSDMANILVVQAYTGGGMGGGFGGGGIRIAGSASSSDDEKLTDKQFRSIEKVVGSSGTAYPVYRKTDTIEIGDRRGRATVYGLPTDVMPQILPLADGAYPKSTTSVVVGPRLAERFGLKIGSKLDIGDPDEGTTTTVRVVGILEERGMSMDLSTDSAIVGGEKLYTGMYGGEGQYDQVNVVVKDIAAVATVKGAIEEELNRKAEAVTVQDSSRMLESITSTLSTMTAFVMAIAGISLVVAAVSIFNVMMMSVTERIREIGILRSIGTQKREILLMFVYEAGILGIVGAGIGAALSLAIGYIVVLGMVGTTEYFFTADSLAYVITAMLIGIVVCVVTGVYPAWRASNLDPIEALRAE, via the coding sequence ATGGGAAACATCACCTTCCAGCTCTCGCTGCGGAGCGTGCGGCTTCATTTCCTCCGCTCCGTCCTCGCCGCCCTCGGCATCGTGATCGGGGTCGTTGCCATCGCCGCGATGGGCATGATGGGCGCGAACATGACCCTCTCGGTCACCGACGAGCTCTCCGACATGGCGAACATCCTGGTCGTCCAGGCCTATACCGGCGGCGGCATGGGAGGCGGCTTCGGGGGGGGCGGCATCCGGATCGCTGGAAGCGCCTCCAGCAGCGACGATGAGAAATTGACCGACAAGCAGTTCCGCAGCATCGAGAAGGTCGTCGGGTCGTCCGGTACGGCGTACCCCGTCTACCGCAAGACCGACACCATCGAGATCGGGGACCGCCGGGGGAGAGCGACGGTGTACGGCCTCCCGACTGACGTGATGCCCCAGATCCTTCCCCTGGCGGACGGGGCCTACCCGAAGAGCACGACCTCGGTCGTCGTCGGGCCGAGACTCGCAGAACGCTTCGGCCTGAAGATAGGGAGCAAACTCGACATCGGGGACCCCGACGAGGGAACCACCACGACGGTGCGGGTCGTCGGCATCCTGGAGGAGCGGGGCATGTCGATGGACCTGAGCACGGACTCGGCGATCGTCGGGGGCGAGAAGCTCTACACGGGCATGTACGGCGGCGAAGGGCAGTACGACCAGGTCAACGTCGTGGTGAAGGATATCGCTGCCGTGGCGACGGTCAAGGGGGCGATCGAGGAGGAGCTGAACAGGAAGGCCGAGGCGGTCACCGTCCAGGACAGCAGCCGCATGCTGGAGTCCATCACGTCGACGCTCTCCACGATGACCGCGTTCGTGATGGCGATCGCCGGCATCTCGCTCGTGGTCGCGGCAGTCTCGATCTTCAACGTGATGATGATGTCCGTTACAGAACGGATCCGGGAGATCGGGATCCTGCGGAGCATCGGCACCCAGAAAAGGGAGATCCTGCTGATGTTCGTCTACGAGGCGGGCATCCTGGGGATCGTCGGGGCAGGCATCGGGGCGGCGCTCAGCCTGGCCATCGGCTATATCGTGGTGCTCGGCATGGTCGGGACGACGGAGTACTTCTTCACGGCAGACAGCCTGGCCTACGTGATCACCGCGATGCTCATCGGAATTGTCGTCTGTGTCGTCACCGGTGTGTATCCGGCCTGGCGAGCATCCAACCTGGATCCGATCGAAGCGCTGCGGGCGGAGTAG
- a CDS encoding peptidase S16, protein MMDRRTTSTIVLAVLLIASLTGNVYQAFLQPSSEEQTIADLQRKIDSLDARVLTLQNAANGSPASRSATLQGPAVLQSIQADERYPYWMGEVVTRGAMLDISVEIQPGQGRVLVETEPLMGIVFQDAANTAVRVAENVTDRSLSASDVIFSIRADAEVPAVDGPSAGALMAALAIAALNGETPDSSVTLTGTIDAGGHVGAIGGVLEKSQAAKESGKRIILLPRENAELVQLVETTQRFGRFTRVYQQPVVVDAKEYIESEVGIQVGYVDTIEDVGRALGILSA, encoded by the coding sequence ATGATGGACAGAAGAACCACCAGCACGATCGTTCTGGCAGTACTCCTGATCGCCTCCCTGACCGGCAATGTCTACCAGGCATTTCTGCAGCCGTCCTCTGAAGAGCAGACGATCGCGGACCTCCAGCGGAAGATCGACTCTCTGGACGCCCGTGTGCTCACTCTCCAGAATGCTGCGAACGGATCGCCGGCATCGCGTTCGGCCACCCTGCAGGGACCGGCGGTGCTGCAGAGCATCCAGGCGGACGAGCGCTACCCTTACTGGATGGGGGAAGTCGTCACCCGCGGCGCCATGCTGGACATCTCCGTCGAGATCCAGCCGGGCCAGGGAAGAGTGCTCGTCGAGACCGAGCCCCTCATGGGTATCGTCTTCCAGGACGCGGCCAACACCGCCGTGCGGGTGGCGGAGAACGTGACGGACCGATCGCTGTCTGCAAGCGACGTAATCTTCAGCATCCGCGCTGATGCGGAGGTGCCGGCCGTCGACGGGCCGAGCGCCGGCGCCCTCATGGCAGCGCTCGCTATCGCGGCTCTGAACGGGGAGACGCCGGACTCCTCCGTCACGCTGACGGGGACCATCGATGCGGGCGGGCACGTCGGGGCCATCGGGGGGGTGCTGGAGAAGTCGCAGGCGGCAAAGGAGAGCGGAAAAAGGATCATTCTGCTGCCGCGGGAGAACGCGGAACTGGTGCAGCTTGTGGAGACCACGCAACGGTTCGGGAGGTTCACCCGCGTCTACCAGCAGCCCGTCGTGGTAGACGCAAAGGAGTACATCGAGAGCGAGGTCGGCATCCAGGTCGGTTACGTGGATACGATCGAGGATGTAGGAAGAGCCCTGGGAATACTGTCCGCGTGA
- a CDS encoding DUF2795 domain-containing protein, translating into MEYPSDVPKDRKKLLEMAERNKAPEAIKEMIRRMPDRESEDAAASAGEKT; encoded by the coding sequence ATGGAGTATCCAAGCGACGTCCCGAAAGACAGGAAGAAGCTCCTCGAGATGGCAGAGAGGAACAAGGCGCCCGAGGCGATCAAGGAGATGATCCGCCGGATGCCGGACAGAGAATCCGAGGATGCCGCTGCGAGCGCTGGCGAGAAGACGTAG